The proteins below are encoded in one region of Candidatus Beckwithbacteria bacterium:
- a CDS encoding alpha/beta fold hydrolase, with the protein MNKKIFYLIGLLIVIGISLFYLWSRQKGNFLSPASKWIFTEKPLQKYSFPELRKRVFQPEGIWVEGGKFYYWVENKKVSGKINQPAGEVPADGWPVVIMVRGYVDKEIFQTGIGTQPAAQYFAKNGFLTLAPDFLGYGESDKAPENDLENRFLCPVEALQLIASVKMLPQANADKINIWGHSNGGQIALSVLEISGKNYPTVLWAPVSKPFPYSILYYTDEYDDYGKALRKLIAGFDTQYDANEFSIHNYYDWVQASVQIHQGTADESVPLKWSQDLEKNLKDKGKTVKLYIYPGADHNLQPGWDEAVQRSLEWFKEN; encoded by the coding sequence ATGAATAAAAAAATATTTTATTTAATAGGGTTACTAATAGTAATCGGGATAAGTTTGTTTTATTTATGGTCAAGGCAAAAGGGAAATTTTTTATCGCCGGCGTCAAAGTGGATTTTTACAGAGAAACCACTGCAAAAATACAGCTTTCCGGAATTAAGAAAACGAGTGTTTCAGCCGGAGGGAATTTGGGTAGAGGGAGGTAAGTTTTATTATTGGGTGGAAAACAAAAAGGTCAGCGGAAAAATTAATCAGCCGGCAGGCGAAGTGCCGGCGGACGGATGGCCGGTAGTGATTATGGTTAGAGGCTATGTGGATAAGGAAATTTTCCAAACCGGAATCGGGACTCAACCAGCCGCGCAATATTTTGCCAAAAACGGTTTCTTAACTTTAGCGCCGGATTTTTTGGGCTACGGTGAGTCGGATAAAGCACCGGAGAATGACTTGGAAAACAGGTTTTTATGCCCGGTGGAAGCGCTGCAGTTAATTGCGTCAGTGAAAATGTTACCGCAGGCGAACGCGGACAAAATTAATATTTGGGGGCATAGCAACGGCGGTCAGATTGCCTTATCAGTTTTGGAGATTTCCGGAAAAAACTATCCGACGGTTTTATGGGCGCCAGTATCCAAACCGTTTCCATACTCAATCCTTTATTACACGGACGAGTATGATGATTATGGCAAAGCGCTGCGGAAGTTAATTGCCGGCTTTGATACCCAATACGACGCCAATGAGTTTTCGATCCATAATTATTATGACTGGGTTCAGGCATCGGTCCAAATTCACCAGGGAACGGCCGATGAGTCGGTTCCCTTGAAATGGTCGCAGGATTTGGAGAAAAATTTAAAAGATAAAGGGAAGACAGTAAAACTTTATATTTATCCCGGAGCGGATCATAATTTACAACCGGGTTGGGATGAAGCAGTGCAAAGAAGCCTAGAGTGGTTTAAAGAAAATTGA
- a CDS encoding sigma-70 family RNA polymerase sigma factor, which translates to MNVSEHDEEYSPINRLIELGRKKSYVTFDDIVHFFPEAEQDAGQLEEVFAGLLSEGVVFLEDASTGEPLDDELMGAEETEAETKTEALPDDYLANIDVDDTIGLYLKEVSRVPLLTATEEVGLAQSIERGRMAREELARGKTFPSRRLELHQIIEDGWVSREHLINANARLVISVAKKYMGRGVPFLDLIQEGNIGLMRAVKKFDYRRGHKFSTYATWWIRQAVSRAIADEGRTIRVPVHMGDQINKMLRVQHQLTQGLGREPSVEELAVALNTQPKKVENMIAVAQRPLSLETPTDDEESSVLGDFIEDDEISPPDEATADLLREHLSGFLNGLPPREARVLQLRYGLLDGQAYTLEEVGQKMGVTRERIRQIEAQALSRLRHLAVRRKLRDYLG; encoded by the coding sequence ATTAATGTTTCTGAACATGATGAGGAATATTCACCTATCAATCGGTTAATCGAACTGGGGCGGAAGAAATCTTATGTCACTTTTGACGACATTGTGCATTTTTTCCCGGAGGCCGAACAGGATGCGGGACAGTTGGAAGAAGTTTTTGCCGGACTGTTAAGCGAGGGGGTGGTTTTTTTGGAAGATGCGTCGACTGGTGAACCTTTGGATGACGAACTGATGGGTGCGGAAGAAACCGAAGCTGAGACAAAGACGGAAGCGTTGCCTGATGATTATCTGGCCAACATTGATGTTGATGATACCATCGGGTTGTACCTTAAAGAAGTTAGTCGGGTGCCGCTTTTAACCGCTACCGAAGAAGTGGGGTTGGCCCAAAGTATCGAGCGTGGCAGAATGGCCCGTGAAGAATTGGCCCGCGGCAAAACTTTTCCCAGCCGCCGCTTAGAACTGCATCAAATTATTGAGGATGGTTGGGTTAGCCGTGAGCACCTAATTAATGCCAATGCCCGTCTCGTTATTTCGGTAGCCAAGAAATATATGGGTCGTGGCGTGCCTTTTCTTGATTTAATTCAGGAAGGGAACATTGGTCTGATGCGGGCTGTCAAGAAATTTGATTACCGCCGCGGCCACAAATTCTCCACCTATGCGACGTGGTGGATCCGTCAGGCCGTGAGTCGCGCCATTGCCGACGAAGGCCGCACTATCCGTGTACCGGTCCACATGGGCGATCAGATTAATAAAATGTTACGTGTTCAGCATCAACTGACCCAAGGTTTGGGACGGGAACCGTCAGTGGAGGAATTGGCTGTCGCACTCAATACCCAGCCCAAGAAAGTTGAGAATATGATTGCAGTGGCACAGCGGCCGCTTTCATTGGAGACACCGACTGATGATGAGGAAAGCTCTGTTCTCGGCGATTTTATCGAAGATGATGAAATCTCCCCGCCGGATGAGGCGACTGCGGATTTGTTACGTGAACACTTGAGTGGATTTCTGAATGGCTTACCCCCGCGTGAAGCCAGGGTTCTGCAACTGCGTTACGGTTTACTGGACGGACAGGCTTATACTCTTGAAGAAGTCGGTCAGAAGATGGGTGTTACCCGTGAGCGTATCCGGCAAATTGAAGCTCAGGCATTATCCCGTCTGCGTCACTTGGCAGTCAGGCGGAAATTAAGAGATTATTTGGGATAG
- the rpmG gene encoding 50S ribosomal protein L33 — translation MAKKSKGPRGLIALKCSVCNRQNYITQKNRTNTPEKLALTKYCRKCRKHTIHKETSKLK, via the coding sequence ATGGCAAAAAAATCTAAAGGCCCGCGCGGACTGATTGCTCTTAAGTGTTCCGTCTGCAATCGGCAAAACTACATTACCCAAAAAAACCGGACCAATACTCCGGAAAAATTGGCGTTAACCAAGTATTGCCGCAAGTGCCGTAAACACACCATTCACAAAGAAACCAGTAAATTAAAATAA
- a CDS encoding DUF5674 family protein: MTTVLIRNKVDEEGLNQAKKDYGEYIKVVVDIKTKLITIGGEWHAGGEKILIANGSKQSDLWGGGINLKNQQFDYTALINIRGQTNPSHVIMDVKIREKFDKIVREKLNL; the protein is encoded by the coding sequence ATGACTACAGTTTTGATAAGGAATAAAGTTGATGAAGAAGGCTTAAATCAAGCCAAAAAAGATTACGGCGAATATATTAAAGTGGTTGTAGATATAAAAACAAAATTAATAACAATCGGGGGGGAATGGCATGCAGGCGGAGAGAAAATATTGATAGCCAATGGAAGCAAGCAGAGCGATTTGTGGGGCGGCGGAATTAATTTAAAAAATCAGCAGTTTGATTATACAGCCTTGATTAATATCCGCGGTCAGACAAACCCCAGCCATGTGATTATGGATGTAAAAATAAGAGAAAAATTTGATAAAATTGTGAGAGAAAAACTAAATTTATGA
- a CDS encoding GGDEF domain-containing protein, with translation MNQALSTPETHAEALEWNKIINEQADTKAGLDELTGAYNRKGLRRLLRKMIAVPDKYKDINGQDLVGQKVAVLMLDLDHFKRINDMYGHGVGDRVLNSFARLLLRNIHNTDALVRVGGEEFLLILFGEDKSGRATYEGIDERLKELPILTGKNSKTMRVNFSAGLCEVGWDKMVKIAETDDSQLTNVFADVYKPADRALYQAKQRGRGQLVIASEQ, from the coding sequence ATGAATCAAGCCCTTAGTACACCAGAAACGCATGCAGAAGCACTAGAATGGAATAAGATTATCAATGAGCAGGCGGACACCAAAGCTGGCCTTGATGAGTTAACCGGTGCCTATAACAGAAAAGGACTTAGAAGACTTTTAAGAAAAATGATTGCGGTTCCTGATAAATATAAAGATATTAACGGTCAGGATTTGGTTGGACAAAAAGTAGCGGTTTTAATGCTGGACTTAGACCATTTTAAAAGAATAAATGATATGTATGGTCATGGAGTTGGAGATAGAGTCCTTAACTCTTTCGCCCGACTTTTATTAAGGAATATTCATAACACTGATGCTTTAGTAAGAGTGGGGGGAGAGGAATTTTTACTGATACTGTTTGGAGAAGATAAATCCGGCAGAGCAACATACGAGGGAATTGATGAGAGATTAAAAGAATTGCCAATTTTAACAGGGAAAAATTCCAAGACAATGAGGGTGAATTTTAGCGCTGGTTTATGTGAGGTTGGTTGGGATAAAATGGTTAAGATTGCCGAAACGGATGACAGTCAATTAACGAACGTTTTTGCAGATGTTTATAAGCCGGCGGACAGGGCTTTATATCAGGCAAAACAAAGAGGAAGAGGTCAATTAGTAATTGCTTCAGAGCAGTAA